Within the Prevotella scopos JCM 17725 genome, the region GTTTTCAGAATCCATACGTTGCGATGCTAAGCTTCTCAACAAAGGGTTCTGCACAGGATGCTAAGGACCGTGAGACAGGCAAGAGTGTTTATATTATCGATAAGGTAGTTGAGGCTACAAAAATTGCCAAAGAGAGGTTCCCTGACTTGAAGGTTGATGGCGAGCTCCAGGCCGACGCTGCATTGGTTCCAGCTGTTGCAGCTAAGAAGGCACCAGGCTCAGAAATCGCAGGTAAGGCAAACGTACTTATTGTTCCTAACCTTGAGGTGGGTAACATTGGCTATAAACTGATTGAGCGACTTGGTGGTGCAAAGGCTATTGGTCCAATCCTTCAGGGTATTGCTCGCCCTGTAAACGACCTCTCTCGTGGTTGCTGCGTTGATGACATCTATTATATGGTAGCCATTACAGCATGTCAAGCACAGGACGCTAAGAAACAATTGTAGAATCAGAAATGATGATTTAGGAGTACTAACAGTGTCTTAGAAATCCCTACAGATGATGAAGTCCTAGATAAGTAACACCTATATCATCCTTCTAAAATAATAATTCATTATATGAAGATATTAGTTTTAAACTGCGGCAGTAGTTCCATTAAGTACAAGTTGTACGATATGGCAGATGAATCTGTATTGGCTCAAGGTATTGTTGAGCGTATCGGACTTGACGAGGCATTTATTAAGGTAAAACTTAATAATGGTGAGAAGAAGCAGATTATGGCTGACCTTCCAACCCACAAGGAAGGTGTAGCACTCGTATTCAAGGTGCTTCTCGACCCAGAACTTGGTGCGCTTAAAAGCCTTGACGAAATTGGAGCAGTTGGTCATCGTATCGTACAAGGTGGCGACCTCTTTGAGAAGAGCTGCATCGTAACCAAGGAAGTGGAAGATGGTATTGAGAGTCTTATCGACCTTGCACCTGTTCATAACGCTGGTCACTTGCGCGGTTTGCGTGCTGTGGATGCTTTAATGCCTCACACTCCACAGGTAGTTGTATTCGACAATGCTTTCCACAGCACAATGCCTGACTACGCTTACCTCTACGCAGTACCTTATGATCTCTACAAGAAATACCATGTTCGCCGCTATGGTTTCCACGGTACGAGTCATCGCTACGTATCACATCGTGTTTGCGAGATGCTTGGTGTTGACATTAAGACACAGAAGATTATCACTTGTCACATTGGTAATGGTGCCTCTATCGCAGCTATCAAGGGTGGTAAGGTTATCGATACTTCAATGGGGCTGACTCCATTGGCAGGTTTGATGATGGGTTCACGTTCTGGTGATATCGACCCTTCAGCAGTTACCTATCTGATGGAGAAGCTTGGTAAGAAGCCACAGGAGATGGCAGACTTCCTTAACAAGGAGTGTGGTGTACTTGGTATTACAGGTATCAGCTCTGATATGCGCGACATTGAGAACGCTGACAACGCAGGTGATAAGATGGCTCATTTAGCATTACAGATGTACACTTATCGTATCAAGAAATATATTGGTGCTTACGCTGCAGCTATGAATGGTGTTGACATCATCGTTTGGACAGCTGGTGTTGGTGAGAATCAGACTGGTCTCCGTTGGGATACTTGCCAGGATATGGAGTATCTTGGTATTAAACTTGACAAAGAACGCAACATGTGTCGTGGTGAGGAAAAGATTCTCTCTACCGATGACTCAAAGGTTAAGGTTGTGCTCGTTCCAACTGACGAGGAGATTGTCATTGCCCGTGACACAGAAGAACTTGTTAAGAACTTGAAGAAGTAAGAAATACATATATAGGCGTTATTGGTTAGTTTATGATAACAATAAAACAACCGATAACGCCTTAATTGTATCTTTACGTAGGAAATCAGGAATAAAACCTCCTAAAAATGCGAAAGGTAGCTGTCTCACGACAACCACCTTTCTTTTGACTAAACTTAATCTACAAACCTGAGTTTTAATTTTATATTATGAATGCCTTAATTCTTTCTCTAGGCTTAGAGCCTCAATTGTCTTATCTCGGTAATGAATGACAACTCATTCCTCTTAAAGACGATGCAAAGTTACACTTTTGTTTCTTAACCTCCAAATTCTTTTGCGAATATTCACTATTTATACTCAAAAAATCTCATTTTGTCTTTACAAATAGTATATTTTTACGTTTCTTAAGGCTTGCTTTCACCTTCAACATATTCCTCAAGGAACATGTGTTCACCATCAAAAACAGCGTAAGTAAACTGCCATATCCAGTCACCGAGAATCAACAAACGAACTTTGCGTGACAACGTGAGGTCGAGTTCAATATGTCTATGACCATAGATAAAGAAGTCGATGTCTTTATGCGTCTGCATATACTTCTTTGTGTATTGGACGAGAAACTCCTTATCTTCACCCAAGAAAGGAACTTCTTTCCCATCAGTACGCTTCAGTCTGCTTCTTTTCGCCCAATTCAAACCTAACTGCATCCCCCACCATGGGTGGAAAAAGTTGAGCAATCGTTGACAGAAAGAATTATGAAACACATTACGGAGAAAACGAAACTTCGGATCAGGGTCCCCCAAGCCATCACCATGTGCGAGATAAAAGACCTTATCGTATAACTCTGTCGTAATAGGTTTACGATGAAGGATAACACCACACTCTTCCTCCAGATAACCATAAGTCCAGAGGTCATGATTCCCAGTAAAGAAATGAACCTCCACACCCATATCCGTCAACTCCGAGATTTTACCGAGGAAACGGGTAAATCCTTTAGGAACAACATACTTGTATTCGTTCCAAAAGTCGAACATATCACCTAGCAAATAGACTGCAGCGGCCTTATGCTTAATGCTATCCAAGAAGCGAACAAGGCGGCGTTCGTGTGTGCGACGATGCTCTATAGCGAGTGAACCGAGATGTGCATCGGAGAGGAAATAGATATTCTTCATGTCATTGGGTAATGGGTGAAGGGTGGTAAGGGATAATGAATACTCCCTATATTCTGAGGCAATGCCTCAGAAATTAGGACAGAATGGCAGAGATAAGACAGCCGAAGTAAGAAGAGGCTTAGCTGTCTATTGTACAGGGGAGAGCAAACGAACTTATTCGAAGCCTAATTCAACGCGTGCCTCTTCAGTCATCATGCTCTGATCCCATACAGGTTCAAAGACAAGATTGATGTTTGCTGTCTTAACACCTTCTACACTTTCCACCTTTGTACGTACGTCTTCAAGAATGAAATCAGCCGCAGGGCAAGATGGAGAAGTAAAGGTCATATCCATATCAAGGTTGCCCTCATCATCCACATCAATCTTGTAAATCATACCAAGATCATAGATATTCACTGGTATTTCAGGGTCGTAAACGGTCTTCAAAACGTCAACGATTCTTTCTTCTATCTTTGTTTTCTCTTCTATTGTCATAATTAGTGATTCTTTTAATTAAATTATTCTTTTATCAAAGACAGGCACAACAAATACCATAAAAGCTTGCTTTCAAATAGTCGAGCGTAGCCTATCATCTGCAAAGATAGTAATTAAAAACTATAATCACAATAAATCATTGTGGAAAGGTTAGGATCTTTTGTGGGATTACATACAGAAAGTAGTATATTTGCAGTAGATAAATTAATAATATAAAGATGAGCAATCTCGATGAAGAAGTACGTCAATTGCTGCATAAAGGTAAGAATATTGAAGCAGTGCTATTGGTTCATAAAAGCAAAGGATGTACATTATCAGAAGCAAAGAAGTATATTGACAAGCTCAACAGTGGTGACTGTAGTTGGAAAAATCCCCACAACAACTGCGGTTGGAACATCGAGTATAAAGATGGAAAGGTTGAACATATCACTTATAAAGATGACACAGGAATACATACAGCTACACCTGGCAGTCCCGAATGGACTGCTATCCTCATGGAGGCTACTCAGACAGGCAATGGAAAGTCCAGCCATACAGAGTCTGGCAATAAGAAAAATCTATTGCAAAGAATCCTTGACAGCCAGTTCGTATGGCTTTACATATCTCTTGCATTGCTTTGCTTATTAACGCTATTTATCCTTTATATTTACCCCAGCTACTTTGGACTTCATACCAGAGAAGGCTATTGGGGCTTAATCTTACATATCACCACAATTCTTTTATCTGCGTGTATGGCATATCTTTGCTATACTTGGATGCGCCAGAAAGAGGAACGATGGTATTCTCGTTTGAAGTATTTGGTGATGGGGCTTGTTCTAATTTTTATTATTGGAATATGGGGATACGACCTGGCATTAGACCTTATAGAACATGATGTGAGAAATTACGAAGGGACATTCTCACTGAGAGTACATACTCATTATAAGAGGTCTGATGATTATACCATCACATGGGAAGGTGACACTCTGTCTTCTGATAGACAACATAATATTAGCTATGCTCATTTTAAAGAGCTGGAACAATACCGTACAGTACGTGTTACTTATTGGCGGCACACGGGTCTTGTGTGGAGCATAGAGCCTTTAGAAAAGAAGTGAAAGGCTGATTTAATCCCCTCTTTATGATAGAGAAGATGCTATTTTATACTCAACACCATTGGTGCGGAGCATCAACACAACACGTGCGAAGCATCAACACCATATGTGCGGAGTAACAACACATCAGCTAAAGATGGGAAGATAAAGCCGACGTGGTCATTACAAAGAATGTTATCAGACGCTTATGGCTAACCAACATGAGAAATGTTTACCAGCCAACACAAATAGAACACAATTCTTTTTAGCACCTTTCCTCTATAACTTTCCTTCCTCTCGATATGAGAAATACCCTCCATCGGTGAGTATTACATGGTCTGCAAAATGAATATGCAGCAGTTCGCAGGCCTTATGAATATGCGATGTCAGCATATCATCTTCCCTGCTTGGGGTCGTACTTCCGCTTGGATGATTATGACAAAAGGCCAAAACAGTTGTATTCTTCAGCAGCACTTCCTTCATCATCAATCGGATATCGATAGGAGCCATAGTAAGTCCACCGACCGATATACGCTTGGCCTCTATGAGACGGAAATTCTGTTTCATCATCAAAATCCAGCCTTCTTCAATGTCAAGGTCTTGTATCGTTGTGTGCATAAACTGATAGATATTCTCTGCACTATTGAGTATTGGTGTCTCTTCCACTGTCGCTTTCTGCCGTCTTTTACCTAATTCACAAGCAGCAAGGATAGTGATTGCCTTTGCCAAACCAATGCCCTTGTATTGCTCTAAGTCGCGAATAGAAAGCTTTCCAAGTGTATTTAGATTATTATTACAGTCATTGAGAATTCGCTTCATTAGGTCTACCGCACTCTCTTTTGGTGTGCCAGAACCAATCAGAATAGCCAGTAATTCAGCATCACTGAGTGCACCAGCCCCTAGTCTTTCAAGTTTTTCGCGTGGGCGGTCAGCCTCTGCCCAGTGAGTGATAGTGAGTTTTACCATAGTAAAGAAGCGGCCTCTCCCCCGACCCCTCCCCCAAAGGGAGGGGAGTGGTTACCGCCATTATTTATTATTTAGAATGTAGATTCGGTTTAGTAGATTGTTGGTGAATTGTGAATTATGAATTATTTATAGAAGTTTTTTTCGTATGCAGCGAATTCGTCCATGCCACACACGCAACGTTTCCACCACGCACTGATAAAACCACAACCATAGCCGATTAGCTGAATAAAGGCTGCTTCGATACTAAGAAGACCAATGTTAAGACTGTTATTTTGCATAGTTGAATCAAAACAGATGATGACACTGTAAAGCACCAATGGCATCAACCCCATGAAAATGAGGAAACTACCAAAGACATTGAGTATTGGGAAAAACTGCAAGAATAAACCAAACAAAATCAGCAAAACAAGTAAAGCCGTACCAACAGTAAATACCATTGGTAAGAGATGGACAAGTTTTAACGAATCTGGATACTTCTTATAGAGATTGATACGTGCTATACCGGAATTATAAACCTGCTTCCAGAACTTTCTAAAGTCCGTACGACGCTTGTGCCACACCCATGCTTCTGGAAACAATCTACATCGTTTACCAGCCTTGAAGATACGGATTGAGAAGTCAATATCTTCTCCAAAACGCATCTTTGAGAAACCTCCCAACTCTTGATAAACATCACGACGGATACCCATATTGAATGAACGAGGATAGAACTTGTCAAGTTTCTTCTTACCACCACGTATTCCTCCCGTCGTAAAGAACGAGGTCATTGAATAAGAAATGGCCTTCTGTGTGTCGGTGAAAGACTCATGTGCACAATCAGGTCCACCAAAAGCATCGGCTGGTTCACGTTCTAACTCTTCGCTAACAGCACGGATATACCCCTTAGGGAGTACTACATCGGAGTCGAGAATGAGCAGATACTCACCTTTTGCACGCTCAGCACCATAGTTACGGCTCTGTCCCGGTCCTGAATTATCCTTATAATAATAATGCAGGTCGAGCTTGTCAGCGTACTTATCGCATACCTCCTTACACGGAATCTGTGAGCCGTCCTCAACGATAACGACCTCAAAATCCTTCTCCTCCTGGCTGAGCAGGCTCTCCAATAGTTCATCAACCTCATCCGGACGGTTGAAAACAGGAACAATGATGCTGTACTTCATAATGTTGCAAAGATAAATACTTTGTTCGTAAATGACAAGTAATTTGATAGATTATTCGTACAAAAGAATAGACTTTCCTATTCCTCTTCAAATACCTAATGGTAAAGCATAGCTAAAACCGTCCATCGTTACATCAAAGATGAGTATAAACAATTGTTAATCTTCTGTTAAACGAAGAGTTCATCTTTACCCATTGATTTATTTTAACTATATTTGTACAAAACTATTCTTATGCGGTTAAGCGTGACAGGTATCTACTGAAAGCTGCCGAAAACCGATGTTAATTATGACAAAAGAAGACAGACAAAATGCCATTCTCGACCAGCTTCTGACACAGGAGTCCGTATTGGTTTCCGACTTAGCAACCTCCTTGGACGTGTCATTAGTAACGATACGCAAAGACCTTACCGAACTTGAAAAGGCAGGAAAGCTCTATCGAAGTCATGGTAAGGCTATTCTCATCAACCCATTTACCAATAATCGTTCGGTGAATGAGAAAGAGAAGTTG harbors:
- a CDS encoding acetate kinase codes for the protein MKILVLNCGSSSIKYKLYDMADESVLAQGIVERIGLDEAFIKVKLNNGEKKQIMADLPTHKEGVALVFKVLLDPELGALKSLDEIGAVGHRIVQGGDLFEKSCIVTKEVEDGIESLIDLAPVHNAGHLRGLRAVDALMPHTPQVVVFDNAFHSTMPDYAYLYAVPYDLYKKYHVRRYGFHGTSHRYVSHRVCEMLGVDIKTQKIITCHIGNGASIAAIKGGKVIDTSMGLTPLAGLMMGSRSGDIDPSAVTYLMEKLGKKPQEMADFLNKECGVLGITGISSDMRDIENADNAGDKMAHLALQMYTYRIKKYIGAYAAAMNGVDIIVWTAGVGENQTGLRWDTCQDMEYLGIKLDKERNMCRGEEKILSTDDSKVKVVLVPTDEEIVIARDTEELVKNLKK
- a CDS encoding UDP-2,3-diacylglucosamine diphosphatase; translated protein: MKNIYFLSDAHLGSLAIEHRRTHERRLVRFLDSIKHKAAAVYLLGDMFDFWNEYKYVVPKGFTRFLGKISELTDMGVEVHFFTGNHDLWTYGYLEEECGVILHRKPITTELYDKVFYLAHGDGLGDPDPKFRFLRNVFHNSFCQRLLNFFHPWWGMQLGLNWAKRSRLKRTDGKEVPFLGEDKEFLVQYTKKYMQTHKDIDFFIYGHRHIELDLTLSRKVRLLILGDWIWQFTYAVFDGEHMFLEEYVEGESKP
- a CDS encoding metal-sulfur cluster assembly factor; this translates as MTIEEKTKIEERIVDVLKTVYDPEIPVNIYDLGMIYKIDVDDEGNLDMDMTFTSPSCPAADFILEDVRTKVESVEGVKTANINLVFEPVWDQSMMTEEARVELGFE
- the radC gene encoding RadC family protein, coding for MVKLTITHWAEADRPREKLERLGAGALSDAELLAILIGSGTPKESAVDLMKRILNDCNNNLNTLGKLSIRDLEQYKGIGLAKAITILAACELGKRRQKATVEETPILNSAENIYQFMHTTIQDLDIEEGWILMMKQNFRLIEAKRISVGGLTMAPIDIRLMMKEVLLKNTTVLAFCHNHPSGSTTPSREDDMLTSHIHKACELLHIHFADHVILTDGGYFSYREEGKL
- a CDS encoding glycosyltransferase; this encodes MKYSIIVPVFNRPDEVDELLESLLSQEEKDFEVVIVEDGSQIPCKEVCDKYADKLDLHYYYKDNSGPGQSRNYGAERAKGEYLLILDSDVVLPKGYIRAVSEELEREPADAFGGPDCAHESFTDTQKAISYSMTSFFTTGGIRGGKKKLDKFYPRSFNMGIRRDVYQELGGFSKMRFGEDIDFSIRIFKAGKRCRLFPEAWVWHKRRTDFRKFWKQVYNSGIARINLYKKYPDSLKLVHLLPMVFTVGTALLVLLILFGLFLQFFPILNVFGSFLIFMGLMPLVLYSVIICFDSTMQNNSLNIGLLSIEAAFIQLIGYGCGFISAWWKRCVCGMDEFAAYEKNFYK